In Fusarium oxysporum f. sp. lycopersici 4287 chromosome 6, whole genome shotgun sequence, a single window of DNA contains:
- a CDS encoding amidase codes for MPHIFWVLAVFLAVAGPVIWLWSYNEAIPSLSGRVEPWRLTASVALGKIQADKMSVQEYAESLLERIKARDEVVKAWAYLDEKRVIQEARLLDETPKKNRGPLHGLPIAVKDVIYTKDTPTQFNSPLYDGHFPKTDAASVRILRHAGALIFGKTTTTEFAAIHVGPKTRNPHDLLRTPGGSSSGSGAAIADFQISMALGIQTGGSLIRPASFNGIYGFKPTWNPVSREGRKIYALMYDTLGWYGRCVGDLVLLADIFGLQDDKDEEHAFQGIEGARFAICKTSIWPIAGPGTQDALARAADLLRSHGAEVHELELPSVFDDVPEWYRIGLHTEGRTSSLPEYRVGKDQIGQVLIEHVENSDNFTRKTQLMASDNLGRREAFIPRS; via the exons ATGCCGCATATTTTTTGGGTCCTGGCCGTCTTCCTGGCTGTAGCAGGCCCTGTAATTTGGCTGTGGTCATACAATGAAGCAATCCCTTCTCTAAGCGGTCGTGTCGAGCCATGGAGACTCACGGCTTCTGTAGCTCTTGGGAAGATCCAGGCTGATAAGATGTCAGTTCAAGAGTATGCTGAGTCTTTACTGGAGAGGATCAAGGCTCGCGACGAAGTCGTCAAAGCTTGGGCGTATCTGGACGAAAAGAGGGTCATACAGGAAGCAAGACTCCTAGATGAGACCCCCAAGAAGAATAGAGGGCCTCTTCATGGACTTCCAATCGCTGTGAAGGATGTCATTTACACGAAAG ACACGCCTACTCAGTTTAACTCGCCACTTTATGATGGACATTTCCCCAAGACAGATGCTGCTTCTGTACGAATCCTTCGTCATGCTGGTGCCCTCATCTTCG GCAAAACAACTACCACCGAATTCGCTGCCATCCATGTCGGCCCCAAGACTCGTAACCCCCATGACCTCCTACGAACGCCGGGTGGATCATCCAGCGGGTCTGGCGCTGCTATCGCTGATTTCCAGATCTCTATGGCCCTTGGCATACAAACAGGCGGGTCCTTGATTCGCCCAGCTTCGTTCAATGGGATATACGGTTTCAAACCAACGTGGAACCCCGTCTCTCGCGAGGGTCGGAAAATATACGCTCTGATGTACGACACTCTTGGATGGTATGGGCGGTGTGTTGGCGACCTCGTCCTTCTGGCCGACATCTTCGGGCTCCAGGATGACAAGGATGAAGAGCATGCTTTCCAAGGCATCGAAGGCGCACGTTTCGCGATTTGCAAGACGAGCATCTGGCCCATTGCTGGTCCTGGAACACAAGACGCTCTCGCCCGCGCTGCAGATCTTCTCAGATCCCATGGTGCAGAAGTAcatgagcttgagcttccttCGGTATTCGATGATGTGCCAGAGTGGTATCGCATTGGGCTTCACACCGAGGGCCGTACTTCATCCCTACCTGAATACAGAGTTGGAAAAGACCAAATCGGCCAAGTCTTGATCGAGCATGTCGAGAACTCGGATAATTTCACTCGCAAGACGCAGCTGATGGCTAGCGACAACTTGGGCCGCCGCGAGGCCTTCATACCCCGGTCTTGA